DNA from Nymphaea colorata isolate Beijing-Zhang1983 chromosome 4, ASM883128v2, whole genome shotgun sequence:
ATACATTTTAAATGTATTATACTGAAGTCTCGTGTATCTGACAGAGAATGAAACACAAGCGACCGCGTAGATCATCTTCAGCTGTGCCATTTCTTTCTTGGACAGCTCGACCGAGAAGACCTCAAAAGTTCATTgtgcaaaacaaaagaataacatCCTACCAGCTAACCGTAGAAATAATTTCATTCTCAAAACAATCGCTACAATAAcaattaaaaggagaaaaaaaaaataatcctTCGTTGGGGCCACCACTGAAAGGGCTCCGTAAAAGGAAATTCGTACATCCTATAAACCCAACGGCAAGCTGCATAAAAATGAGATCAAAACTTACAACCCATGACATGACAGATGCTTTACTTGCCGTGGAAGCGTAATCACCAGAATCAAGGTGCCTGGCTGCCTGCTGCTGCTCCTCAAAGGAGAGACTGCAACCCCGATGCAAATCAGTCGATCTTCACAGATGAATATATGAGCCTTGTGAACCAGAAGCAAGCATAGAAACCAATGGTGCCTGTCAGTACGAAGAAGGCATACGACACAATCAGCATGTGCCCGAAATACAGTACCCCCGACACTGGCTTTGTGATCTCAAGCTTCGTGAAGAAGTAGAAAGTGGCATATAGGAAGAGGTATAGAGCTGAAGATCCAGAAGTCAAGTAAGATCTCCACCACCATAGGTAGTCCTCGCTACATAGTTGGAAATAGCAAAGGACGATAGTGATCTCCGCACAGGTGACGATGAGtatgagaaaaacaatgaaaaggaaGCCGAAGATGTAATAGAACTGGTGGAGCCAAATAGAAGTGAGGATGAAAAATAGCTCAATGAAAACAGCTCCGAATGGGAGAATGCCTCCAATCAAGATCGAAAATAGGGGATTCATATACCATGCCTGTTCAGGAATCTGCCTTGGAATCTTGTTTGTTTTCACAGGGTCCTCAATGACAGGTTTCTTGAATCCTATATAGCTCCCAACAAACACAAGGGGCACAGAGATACCAAACCAGAGGAAGACCAAAGCAAACATGGTCCCAAAGGGGACAGCACCAGAAGACTTCTCTCCCCAGATGAGGGCAtttaagatgaagaaaatgatgaagacaACTCCAGGAAACATAAATGCAGTCTTAAGGGTGATTTTCTTCCATTCTGTTCCTTTGAACATCTTGTACATACGGGCAGAAGAGTAGCCTGCGAATAATCCCATGAAAGCCCAAAGCAGAAGCATTGCAGTCATCAGACCACCTCTGTTGGATGGAGAGAGGAATCCAAGCATGGCAAAGATCATCGTTACAAGTATCATTCCAAAGAACTGTACTCCGGTTCCAGCATACACGCACAACAGGTCTGAGTTGTTCGGTGGCCTGAAGACATCCCCATGCACCAACTTCCACCCAGTTTCCTCCTGAGCTTCTTCCTGTGTCTCTAGCTGGTTATACTTGGAAATATCACGATACAACGTTCGGAGCATTATCATTGCAACCATTCCAGAAAGGAAGAGAACAATCATTAAAGAGTTCACTATAGAAAACCAGTGAATTTGATCATCAGTCATCAGGAGGTATGTGTCCCACCTAGAGGCCCACTTAATTGGACTCTCCTGCAAAAATCAATGCACGAAGGAAAGTTATAGAAATTATCCACCGTGAGAAGGACCTTCACTATTACTTATCAAGCATCAGATCACTACCTCAAAATCGACATcatatgtaaatataatttcCTTGTTGTCTTCCACTTCTTGAGGAGGATCATTCTCTGTCACAAACCGTTGTGCATGGGGGTTGCATGTTGTCAAGGTAGCATGTTCACTCCATTCACCTTCATACTCATGCTTAACACTGTACGAGTCAATAACATCAAGAAATAAGTCCAAGTCAAACATCTGATGCaatcagaaattaaaaacagGAATGGTTTTAAGTGTTTAATCTCCTCGATTTTACTGACCTTGCTGGCTTGACCTCAAAACCAACTATTCTTGCAGTATCTGCACTCATATCCTTGTGGAACTTGACAGTAAAACGAAGGTGATTGTGGATAAAGTGCCTTTCTTCAGTAGTCTACATGAATAAGCCACACTTCACTTTCCAATATCAAGTAGACCACAAGGAGAACACATCTTTATAGAAAGTAGTGTACTTACTCCTTCATAATGGCCTCTGAACCCTACTTGGAAACCATGTTGATATATGGTGGTGGATTCTTGATCTTGCCTTTTGAGAGGAAACACCAAGGGAAGATTGTCGAGAATCCTGTATTATGGCAATTGGCAGCATATGCAGTTTAGCCCCATAATTGCTTGCACCtagaaaaacttcaaaaattcaaagaaaagaaacttacaTGTTCACTCGGTATCCATCGTCTATTTTTTCCTTGAACTGTTTTGCATCCTTTGCATTCAGTACTTTCCTGCAAGCTACCTTGCATCTTTGTGGTTCTCTCATATTAAACTGCACATAAACATCACAACCAATTACACAACAAAACAATAATCTGGAAAAACTATAAAGATTGAACGACAAATGACCATAGTTTCTGATTGAGGAAAAGACcccaaaatcaaatattatgaCATTGAACCAGTTTCCACCCCTTTTTCGGTATCCCAATACCACCATGTGCATGTGACAACAAGGCTAATGTGTCTCAGTTTGCATATTTTACATACTACTAATaggaaaaatagaaacagatgGAGGCAAATAGCTCACCACATAAATGGAGTTCTCAATTCTATCACCACGAAGAACTTCACCCAGATTTTCAGTGTTGTCAACAATCTTCTCTGGTGCACAGTAAGGAAGAGAATAATAGGAATAAGGAAGCTGAGTTTGTGTAGATGTCAGCTTGTTTACTTTCACCTTCAGCTCACTTCCCTGAAAATACAACATGCCTATCATGTTATACTAACAGAAATGTCTCCAGCAAGACCCAGAATATAAACTTGCATATTACTCCTCCTCCTAGCTTGGATCAAGCGACCACACTACCAAATGCTAAAGAACCAAATTATAATTGCAAAACTAAGAACATCCACGTTAGTGCAAGTAAAAAAGGTTCAGCTAAAAAGTTTTGAACCTTACGATAAGCCAGTTATCCTCATAATAGGTTCTACTTAGTCAGCCATAATGTGAAAAAATCAGAAACCACAAAATTAACAGGTttatccttttcatttcttttctctcttttcttccttcctaaGCCAGTGGTGATAAGTTCATGTTCCACCAAATGCTACTTTAAATTTCTTTAACTCATTAAGGATCtctttatcaaaatttaagaataGTTTCAGTGTTTCATTTTATCTTGGGAATATCTCAGGAAAgcagttgaaacttgaaacacaTATAAATGCAGTCACACACATGCATCACCTAGAGAATCTTATATAATAGTATCATCCTAAGAaacagcacacacacacacacacacacacacagagagagagagagagaggaacaggAAAGTGGAAGCTCCACAATATCATGTTTGTTTACtgtttacatgttaaaaatggtGCCAAGTTAGTAACAAAACATTATTATCAATTGTATCAGCTTGAAATACAGGCAGACTAGCCGAAGCACAACTTCTCAGCATGTAcgttaaatgagtcaagcccAAAACTATAGGCCGAACTGAACTATTAAATGGTTTGGGATTAAGGAACTTGTCTTGAGCACAATCGAGCTTGATTAAGCTCGCCTACGTGCACAAGAGCAATTTCTTTAACTTTCTGTATCAACTGCTAATGGATAATGTTGATGTATGTAGTCGCatctttgttcattttgcagaaaaaaaaaagcagtcaCTTTCATGCACacaattcagaaaaaaaaaaggaaaaagaaaaatattgctTTACACAGATGCTTAGCTTAAACTCAGCCAGGCTAAGCATGAGCATAGATACCCAGGCTCAAACTCAAGAACCCTCATCTGAAGCCAAGCTCGAGTCGATAAGGCTTGGCCCATTCAGTTTTCTAGCTACTAGAAGTCAATGGTGCTTTGAGAGACAAAATAGTTATTACCAACAGAGTTCCATGTTCATTAAGTCGTACTGCCAATAGTAAAAGCTAGGGGCGGACAAATAGCCTTTTTCAGAGATTTTGAGGGGCTTTACtggaaaaatcagatccaaatctacAAAGAGTTAAGAAAGAACAAGGAGAAACATGATCTGGAAGCCAGGCTCGGCAGAAGAGAAGGTGATCTTTCAGCAGGTGACACTCCGATCAGATCTCTGCCAACGTGACTTACAGCCACCACAAAAATAAGATGTACCGCTTAATGGTAGTTAGCCACGCGTGTCAGTGTTTAAACTTCGATATTTACAGACACAAAAGCTACAAATTTTCCAGGCAAGCATATCTGATATATTAGCTGCAACTTTAACCGTAAAAATGATTGTCCTGAGTTTCAAATCTGAAGTCAGTGATCTACAAGAAATCAATGAACGAAAAAGTAATGTGTACTTCCAGATTAAACCGACGAAAATTAATTACAAGTTCTGAGAAAGGAGAACGAGAAACTACTCAGATTTACCTTATAATAAATGTCTACGAAAAGAAGTACGAGAACGACAGAATCACACGCAAGCATGGACAAGCAAGATAAAACATTAAGACACAATATCTGGAAG
Protein-coding regions in this window:
- the LOC116252874 gene encoding transmembrane 9 superfamily member 9-like; protein product: MATRRSVAACLWISAILLICLVGGARSFYLPGVAPEDFQKGSELKVKVNKLTSTQTQLPYSYYSLPYCAPEKIVDNTENLGEVLRGDRIENSIYVFNMREPQRCKVACRKVLNAKDAKQFKEKIDDGYRVNMILDNLPLVFPLKRQDQESTTIYQHGFQVGFRGHYEGTTEERHFIHNHLRFTVKFHKDMSADTARIVGFEVKPASVKHEYEGEWSEHATLTTCNPHAQRFVTENDPPQEVEDNKEIIFTYDVDFEESPIKWASRWDTYLLMTDDQIHWFSIVNSLMIVLFLSGMVAMIMLRTLYRDISKYNQLETQEEAQEETGWKLVHGDVFRPPNNSDLLCVYAGTGVQFFGMILVTMIFAMLGFLSPSNRGGLMTAMLLLWAFMGLFAGYSSARMYKMFKGTEWKKITLKTAFMFPGVVFIIFFILNALIWGEKSSGAVPFGTMFALVFLWFGISVPLVFVGSYIGFKKPVIEDPVKTNKIPRQIPEQAWYMNPLFSILIGGILPFGAVFIELFFILTSIWLHQFYYIFGFLFIVFLILIVTCAEITIVLCYFQLCSEDYLWWWRSYLTSGSSALYLFLYATFYFFTKLEITKPVSGVLYFGHMLIVSYAFFVLTGTIGFYACFWFTRLIYSSVKID